A single region of the Salvelinus sp. IW2-2015 linkage group LG20, ASM291031v2, whole genome shotgun sequence genome encodes:
- the LOC111981328 gene encoding ATP-dependent RNA helicase DHX58, whose product MADLKLYEYQEEVVQRALRGENVIIWLPTGGGKTRAAVYVAKKHLENNPGAKVVVLVNKVHLVDQHYNKEFNPYLGRDYSLVSISGDCDQKDFFGCEVKNSDLVICTAQILENALTNQEEGKHVELSQFTLLIIDECHHTHKEGVYNKIMGRYVAQKLKGERRLPQILGLTASPGTGGAKSIKGAVEHVLQICANLDSVIVSSKVYAPELKKKVPRPRKRFDIVDRRPQDPFGDHLKFMMQLIHDFMALGPDFPFREFGTQEYEADVVILEKKGVTDRNRLLAQCALHLRQYNDALLINDTVRMVDAFRVLESYYSTKSSTAMDGTDFFLLGLYQENEVELRKLSGDAQFENPKMGKLQKTLLEQFDQGDHSRGILFSKTRKSTHCLYDWVSNNPALQRAGIRAAILTGAGNGINYMTQNEQKDTIHNFRRGSLNLLISTSVAEEGLDIPECNLVVRYGLLTNEIAQQQASGRARASDSVYSVVAQAGGREVRRELLNECLEDLTGRAIDEVQRMERREFQMKITDLQTEALLTRQLAEQLKIKKRSRFNAATVQLSCRGCFVPVAFGNDIKVIENAHHVNINPGFERYYKTGGQPALKTFEDWEPGRVISCAACGKQWGMEMVYKKIALLPILAIENFAMETPEGRKLAKKWKSVEFEVEEFNFTTYCHNKFPKMFD is encoded by the exons ATGGCAGACCTTAAGCTGTATGAGTACCAGGAGGAGGTGGTTCAGAGGGCTCTCCGGGGKGAGAACGTCATCATCTGGCTGCCCACCGGAGGAGGAAAGACACGGGCTGCTGTGTATGTGGCCAAAAAACATCTGGAGAATAACCCTGGAGCTAAGGTGGTTGTGCTGGTCAACAAG GTTCATTTGGTTGACCAACACTACAACAAAGAGTTCAACCCCTACCTGGGTCGGGACTATAGCCTGGTGTCTATCAGTGGGGACTGTGACCAGAAGGACTTCTTTGGCTGCGAGGTCAAGAACTCTGACCTGGTCATCTGTACAGCACAGATACTGGAGAATGCCCTGACCAACCAGGAGGAGGGAAAACATGTCGAGCTCTCAC AGTTCACTCTGCTGATCATTGATGAGTGCCACCACACTCATAAGGAGGGTGTCTACAATAAGATCATGGGGCGCTACGTGGCCCAGAAGCTGAAGGGGGAGAGGCGGCTGCCGCAGATCCTGGGCCTCACTGCCTCTCCTGGGACAGGGGGAGCCAAGAGCATCAAAGGAGCTGTGGAGCATGTGCTGCag ATTTGTGCCAACCTGGACTCAGTGATTGTGTCGTCTAAAGTGTACGCCCCTGAGCTGAAGAAAAAGGTCCCCAGACCCAGGAAAAGGTTTGACATCGTTGACAGAAGACCTCAG GACCCATTTGGGGATCACCTGAAGTTCATGATGCAGCTAATCCATGACTTCATGGCCTTAGGGCCTGACTTTCCATTCAGGGAGTTTGGCACGCAGGAGTACGAGGCAGACGTGGTGATTCTGGAGAAGAAGG GtgtgacagacaggaacagactgCTGGCCCAGTGTGCTCTCCACCTGCGTCAGTACAACGACGCCCTGCTCATCAACGACACTGTGCGCATGGTGGATGCCTTTAGGGTCCTTGAGTCCTACTATAGTACCAAGAGCTCCACCGCCATGGATGGAACCGACTTCTTCCTGCTTGGACTCTACCAGG AAAACGAGGTGGAGCTGAGGAAACTGTCAGGCGATGCCCAGTTTGAAAACCCTAAAATGGGGAAGCTTCAGAAGACCCTGCTGGAGCAGTTTGACCAGGGTGACCACTCCAGAGGGATCCTGTTCTCCAAGACCCGTAAAAGCACCCACTGCTTGTATGACTGGGTGTCCAACAACCCAGCACTGCAGCGTGCTGGTATCAGAGCAGCCATTCTGACTGGTGCTGGCAATGGCATCAATTACATGACCCAG AATGAGCAGAAGGACACAATCCACAACTTCCGCCGGGGCTCCCTCAACCTTCTGATCTCCACCAGCGTAGCCGAGGAGGGCCTGGACATCCCAGAATGCAACCTGGTGGTGCGCTATGGGCTGCTGACCAATGAGATCGCACAACAGCAGGCCAGTGGCCGGGCTCGTGCGAGTGACAGCGTTTACTCTGTGGTGGCCCAGGCGGGGGGGCGGGAGGTGCGTCGGGAACTCCTCAATGAATGTCTGGAGGACTTGACTGGCAGGGCCATCGACGAAGTGCAGAGGATGGAGCGCAGGGAGTTCCAAATGAAG ATCACTGATCTCCAGACAGAAGCGTTGTTGACCAGACAGTTGGCAGAGCAGTTGAAGATCAAGAAGAGGAGTCGTTTCAATGCTGCTACGGTTCAGCTCTCGTGTCGAGGCTGTTTTGTGCCCGTGGCCTTCGGTAATGACATTAAAGTCATTGAAAACGCACACCATGTCAACATCAACCCTGGCTTTGA gAGGTACTATAAAACCGGTGGGCAGCCCGCGCTAAAGACTTTCGAGGACTGGGAGCCTGGCCGTGTGATTAGCTGTGCTGCCTGTGGCAAG CAATGGGGAATGGAAATGGTATATAAGAAGATTGCCCTGCTGCCCATTCTGGCCATCGAGAACTTTGCCATGGAGACTCCGGAGGGAAGAAAATTAGCCAAGAAGTGGAAGAGCGTTGAGTTTGAAGTGGAGGAGTTTAACTTCACCACATACTGTCATAACAAATTCCCTAAAATGTTCGATTGA